One genomic segment of Salinigranum rubrum includes these proteins:
- a CDS encoding sulfite exporter TauE/SafE family protein, translating to MELMGVSVALLAMFAGFGLLIGVLFGFFGMGGSFLVTPALLVMGYEPNVAVGSGLAFVFGTSVIATLKHRDLGQVDYKLGVSMIVGTTLGIEVGRLGLEYLQHIGLADSVVSVAYVVLLGGIGAFVTREALRGGGGGLSHDVDESEGDDEHDIPDIAKKIQSYHVPPMISLRGGITVSLWMVLIVAFFTGLLSGFLGVGGGFIRMPALFYAIGVPVPVAVGTDLFEIVFSGGIGSFLYAQSGAVDLSIVAPLLAGSALGARLGAAATSLVDEEGIKVYFGVMLLLGAFAVAIRQVGNFLGIDVLNTVSLVVIVGAALLVAGAVVLSSVRELRTASEETVHSTAD from the coding sequence ATGGAACTCATGGGTGTGAGCGTCGCCCTGCTCGCGATGTTCGCCGGCTTCGGCCTCCTCATCGGGGTCCTGTTCGGCTTCTTCGGGATGGGCGGGTCGTTCCTGGTCACGCCCGCGCTCTTGGTGATGGGCTACGAACCGAACGTCGCCGTCGGGTCCGGGCTGGCGTTCGTCTTCGGCACCTCGGTGATCGCGACGCTGAAACACCGCGACCTGGGGCAGGTGGACTACAAACTCGGCGTCTCGATGATCGTCGGGACCACCCTGGGCATCGAAGTCGGAAGGCTCGGACTGGAGTACCTCCAGCACATCGGCCTCGCCGACAGCGTCGTCAGCGTCGCCTACGTCGTCCTCCTGGGTGGCATCGGCGCGTTCGTCACCCGCGAGGCGCTCCGAGGCGGCGGCGGTGGTCTCAGTCACGACGTCGACGAGTCTGAGGGGGACGACGAGCACGACATCCCCGACATCGCGAAGAAGATACAGTCGTACCACGTCCCGCCGATGATCTCTCTCAGAGGGGGAATCACCGTCTCACTGTGGATGGTTCTCATCGTGGCGTTCTTCACGGGACTGCTGTCGGGCTTTCTGGGCGTGGGTGGCGGGTTCATCCGCATGCCCGCGCTCTTCTACGCCATCGGCGTTCCGGTCCCCGTCGCGGTCGGGACCGACCTCTTCGAAATCGTCTTCTCGGGCGGCATCGGGTCGTTCCTCTACGCGCAGTCGGGTGCGGTCGACCTCTCCATCGTGGCGCCCCTCCTCGCGGGGAGCGCCCTCGGCGCCCGTCTCGGCGCGGCCGCGACGAGCCTCGTCGACGAGGAGGGCATCAAGGTCTACTTCGGCGTGATGCTCCTCCTGGGCGCGTTCGCCGTCGCCATCCGCCAGGTCGGCAACTTCCTCGGCATCGACGTGCTCAACACGGTCAGTCTGGTCGTCATCGTCGGTGCGGCGCTGCTCGTGGCCGGTGCGGTCGTCCTCAGCAGCGTCCGCGAACTCCGCACCGCGTCGGAGGAGACGGTCCACTCGACGGCGGACTGA
- a CDS encoding DUF7512 family protein, with amino-acid sequence MFGIESLPGNTQAAALVGLVLVEAAILYVGYGALEQLVGKHVVRLLRGE; translated from the coding sequence ATGTTCGGTATCGAATCCCTTCCGGGGAACACACAGGCGGCCGCGCTGGTCGGCCTCGTCCTCGTCGAGGCGGCCATCCTCTACGTCGGCTACGGCGCGCTCGAACAGTTGGTCGGAAAGCACGTCGTCAGGCTGCTGCGGGGCGAGTGA
- a CDS encoding patatin-like phospholipase family protein, which produces MNTNPQKLSPDDVHYLSFEGGGGKGAAYLGALTALAHPDIGLLQHEAATDDYHLRRWTDADEFGIRGVAGASVGAITAALLASGWGVRALYENVVSDRTALAGFFDAAEPTHRKVPVALDAGRESPPRRGESSQPANCLVENRGEFVRRLGTRSAGAAVDAPLGKLVGRLTPNPAVRQFFTDPMRHLQNLWVDYGLFSGCSGRSFLETSVRNGRFVDRGDDPRAARSEGGEQDVTFSEHRRRSGIDLVLTGTNLRTGRAAYLSARHGLGGMTVADGVRISMGLPFVFKPVRISQEADPRYAGLWVDGGVLNNNPIHAFDHADGAFNEAVLGLRLEVDGNNEITSLVSYVKALGKTYLDASETREIRTEREGRQTVSLPIPDGTLGLFEFAPSEESVRTAGVASANAVFDYFEVDGDPESSLEAVVGLRAS; this is translated from the coding sequence ATGAATACGAACCCACAGAAACTCTCGCCGGACGACGTCCACTACCTCTCCTTCGAGGGGGGCGGAGGGAAGGGAGCGGCCTATCTCGGTGCGCTGACGGCGCTCGCCCACCCCGACATCGGGCTCCTCCAGCACGAGGCAGCGACGGACGACTACCACCTACGACGCTGGACCGACGCGGACGAGTTCGGTATCAGAGGGGTGGCCGGCGCGTCCGTCGGCGCCATCACCGCCGCGTTGCTCGCGAGCGGGTGGGGTGTCCGTGCGCTGTACGAGAACGTCGTCTCGGATCGAACGGCGCTCGCGGGCTTCTTCGACGCCGCCGAACCCACACACCGCAAGGTGCCCGTCGCGCTGGATGCCGGACGAGAGTCGCCTCCGCGGCGTGGTGAGTCGTCGCAGCCCGCGAACTGTCTCGTCGAGAACCGGGGTGAGTTCGTGCGGCGGCTCGGCACGCGTTCGGCGGGGGCGGCGGTCGACGCTCCGCTCGGAAAGCTGGTCGGGCGTCTCACACCGAACCCGGCCGTTCGTCAGTTCTTCACCGATCCGATGAGGCATCTGCAGAACCTCTGGGTCGACTACGGGCTGTTTTCGGGCTGTTCCGGACGGTCCTTCCTCGAAACCAGTGTTCGGAACGGGCGGTTCGTCGACCGAGGGGACGACCCTCGCGCGGCGCGCTCCGAGGGCGGGGAGCAGGACGTCACGTTCAGCGAGCACAGGCGGCGCAGCGGTATCGACCTGGTCCTGACGGGGACGAACCTGCGAACGGGGCGCGCGGCGTACCTCTCCGCTCGGCACGGGCTCGGCGGGATGACCGTCGCCGACGGCGTTCGGATCTCGATGGGACTCCCGTTCGTGTTCAAACCGGTCCGGATTTCCCAGGAGGCGGACCCGCGCTACGCCGGGCTCTGGGTCGACGGGGGCGTCCTCAACAACAACCCGATTCACGCGTTCGACCACGCTGACGGCGCGTTCAACGAGGCCGTGCTCGGGTTGCGTCTGGAAGTTGACGGGAACAACGAGATAACGAGCCTGGTGAGCTACGTGAAGGCGCTCGGGAAGACGTACCTCGACGCCTCGGAGACGCGCGAGATCCGAACCGAACGGGAGGGACGCCAGACGGTCTCGCTCCCGATTCCGGACGGGACGCTCGGCCTCTTCGAGTTCGCGCCGAGCGAGGAGAGCGTTCGGACGGCCGGCGTCGCGTCCGCGAACGCGGTCTTCGACTACTTCGAGGTCGACGGGGACCCGGAGTCGTCACTCGAAGCGGTCGTCGGGCTGCGTGCGTCGTGA
- a CDS encoding MBL fold metallo-hydrolase: MDADDFPMPDVTVDSIAPAELKRRVDASEDVTILDARMESDFAEWRIDGDSVEIVNVPYYEFLDEVDDDLLGRVPAGDPLVVLCAKGGASEYVAGVLKQAGRDVVHLDAGMNGWARLYDRIEVERYDGPGAVYQYQRPSSGCLAYLIVSDGEAAVIDPLRAFTDRYLADAEELGAELKYAVDTHVHADHVSGVRDLDDAGVRGIIPAAAVGRGVTYADVIETVEDGHVLSVGDVDIEVVATPGHTTGMTSYLVGGSLLATGDGLFTESVARPDLEEGDEGAPDAARTLYESLQERVLSLPDETLVAGAHFSDAATPASDGTYTAPLGALAEKMDALTMDEAAFVDLVLSDMPPRPGNYEEIIATNLGLESVDDDEAFELELGPNNCAASQESLAGD, encoded by the coding sequence ATGGATGCAGACGACTTCCCGATGCCGGACGTCACGGTGGACAGTATCGCTCCTGCCGAACTCAAGCGGCGGGTCGACGCAAGCGAGGACGTGACGATCCTCGACGCGCGGATGGAGAGCGACTTCGCGGAGTGGCGTATCGACGGCGACTCGGTCGAAATCGTGAACGTGCCGTACTACGAGTTCCTCGACGAGGTCGACGACGACCTCCTCGGCCGGGTCCCAGCGGGCGACCCGCTGGTCGTGCTCTGTGCGAAGGGTGGCGCCAGCGAGTACGTCGCCGGCGTCCTGAAGCAGGCGGGCCGCGACGTCGTCCACCTCGACGCGGGGATGAACGGCTGGGCGCGGCTGTACGACCGGATCGAAGTCGAGCGCTACGACGGCCCCGGCGCCGTCTACCAGTACCAGCGCCCCTCCTCGGGCTGTCTGGCCTACCTGATCGTCTCCGACGGCGAGGCGGCCGTCATCGACCCGCTCCGCGCGTTCACCGACCGGTATCTCGCCGACGCCGAGGAACTGGGGGCGGAACTGAAGTACGCGGTCGACACCCACGTCCACGCGGACCACGTCAGCGGCGTTCGCGACCTGGACGACGCGGGCGTCAGAGGCATCATCCCCGCGGCCGCCGTGGGGCGCGGTGTGACCTACGCCGACGTCATCGAGACGGTCGAGGACGGCCACGTGCTCTCGGTGGGCGACGTCGACATCGAGGTCGTCGCCACGCCGGGACACACGACCGGGATGACCTCCTACCTCGTCGGCGGGAGCCTGCTGGCCACCGGCGACGGCCTCTTCACCGAGAGCGTCGCCCGGCCCGACCTCGAAGAGGGCGACGAGGGCGCGCCCGACGCGGCCCGGACCCTGTACGAGTCGCTCCAAGAGCGCGTGCTCTCCCTCCCCGACGAGACGCTCGTCGCCGGCGCGCACTTCAGCGACGCCGCGACGCCCGCATCCGACGGGACGTACACCGCGCCGCTCGGCGCCCTGGCCGAGAAGATGGACGCGCTGACGATGGACGAAGCGGCGTTCGTCGACCTCGTCCTCTCCGATATGCCGCCCCGCCCCGGCAACTACGAGGAGATCATCGCGACCAACCTCGGCCTCGAATCCGTCGACGACGACGAGGCGTTCGAACTCGAACTCGGCCCGAACAACTGCGCCGCAAGCCAGGAGTCACTCGCGGGCGACTGA
- a CDS encoding conditioned medium-induced protein 4, translated as MDEKTEELRDIFLETTGSDTVTERQEAGRGSIKGEGGEVTDERLADLIGTMRERFPFRSSLGTDALVTVLRGFFDERTDADLADELDVEEETVFEARMDLHLVTDADRTPVDDAVRPLVVDGASLDECVEAVDADSEAVRRAFLVTTSEAAAARASHRFRDEFAELLSDEDLSARFASDARRDGLEEATEDLETDVSF; from the coding sequence ATGGACGAGAAGACCGAGGAACTCCGCGACATCTTCCTCGAGACGACCGGCTCCGACACCGTCACCGAGCGCCAGGAGGCGGGTCGCGGGTCGATCAAGGGGGAGGGGGGCGAGGTCACCGACGAGCGACTCGCCGACCTGATCGGGACGATGCGCGAGCGCTTTCCCTTCCGGTCGTCGCTCGGAACAGACGCGCTCGTGACGGTCCTCCGCGGGTTCTTCGACGAGCGGACCGACGCCGACCTGGCCGACGAACTCGACGTCGAGGAGGAGACGGTGTTCGAGGCGCGCATGGACCTCCATCTCGTGACCGACGCGGACCGCACGCCGGTCGACGACGCGGTCCGTCCGCTCGTCGTCGACGGCGCCTCGCTCGACGAGTGCGTCGAGGCGGTCGATGCCGACTCCGAGGCCGTCCGCCGCGCGTTTCTCGTGACGACGAGCGAGGCCGCCGCGGCCCGCGCGAGTCACCGCTTCCGCGACGAGTTCGCCGAACTCCTGAGCGACGAGGACCTCTCTGCCCGGTTCGCCTCCGACGCCCGACGCGACGGACTCGAAGAGGCGACCGAGGACCTCGAAACGGACGTCTCCTTCTAG